Proteins co-encoded in one Medicago truncatula cultivar Jemalong A17 chromosome 8, MtrunA17r5.0-ANR, whole genome shotgun sequence genomic window:
- the LOC11436291 gene encoding calnexin homolog: MGERKRIPLGIFAVIFFVICSSSLHLLRASDDADDAIFYESFDEDFDDRWIVSDKDEYNGIWKHSKSEGHEDYGLLVSEKARKYAVVKELDEPVILKDESVVLQFETRLQNGLECGGAYLKYLRPQEAGWKPKEFDNDSPYSIMFGPDKCGATNKVHFIFKHKNPKSGEYVEHHLKFPPSVPSDKLSHVYTAILKPDNELQILIDGEQKKKANFLSSEDFEPSLIPPKTIPDPEDKKPEDWDEREKIPDPSAVKPDDWDEDAPLEILDEETVKPEGWLDDEPEEIDDPEATKPEDWDDEEDGEWEAPKITNPNCETAPGCGEWKRPMKKNPAYKGKWHAPLIKNPAYKGIWKPQDIPNPDYFELKKPDFEPIAAIGIEIWTMQDGILFDNILIAKDDKIAASYRETTWKPKFTIEKEKQKEEEKDTESSGLASIHKKVFDLLYKIADIPFLSAYKFKIHDLIEKGETQPNLTVGILVAVVVIVLTIFLRIVFGGKKKPARVEKTNTPAAETSTNQDSGENEENKEEETSKAPRRRVKRDN, translated from the exons ATGGGAGAGCGAAAGCGAATTCCTCTCGGAATTTTTGCAGTGATCTTCTTCGTAATTTGTTCTTCATCGTTACACCTTCTTCGTGCTTCCGATGATGCCGATGACGCG ATCTTCTACGAATCATTTGATGAGGATTTTGATGATCGTTGGATTGTTTCCGATAAGGATGAATATAACG GCATCTGGAAGCATTCAAAGAGTGAGGGGCATGAAGATTATGGGCTTCTTGTCAGTGAGAAAGCAAGAAAGTATGCTGTAGTTAAAGAACTTGATGAGCCTGTGATTCTTAAGGATGAATCAGTTGTTCTTCAGTTTGAGACTCGCCTTCAGAATGGCCTCGAATGTGGTGGTGCATATCTAAAATATCTTCGACCACAGGAAGCTGGTTGGAAACCCAAGGAATTTGACAACGATTCTCCCTATTCTATCATGTTTGGTCCTGACAAGTGTGGGGCCACAAACAAGGTGCACTTCATTTTCAAGCATAAGAATCCGAAGAGTGGGGAGTATGTTGAACACCATCTCAAGTTTCCCCCATCTGTTCCTTCTGACAAGCTATCTCACGTGTACACTGCTATTTTGAAACCCGACAATGAGTTGCAAATTTTGATTGATGGGGAACAGAAGAAAAAGGCAAATTTCTTATCTTCTGAGGATTTTGAGCCTTCCCTTATCCCTCCCAAGACAATCCCAGATCCTGAAGATAAGAAACCTGAGGACTGGGACGAGAGAGAGAAAATTCCAGACCCAAGTGCAGTAAAGCCTGATGACTGGGATGAGGATGCACCCTTGGAAATTCTTGATGAAGAAACTGTGAAACCTGAAGGATGGTTAGATGATGAGCCTGAGGAGATAGATGACCCAGAGGCTACAAAACCAGAAGATTGGGACGATGAAGAGGATGGTGAATGGGAAGCCCCTAAGATTACTAACCCAAATTGTGAAACAGCCCCTGGTTGTGGTGAGTGGAAAAGGCCAATGAAGAAGAATCCAGCATACAAGGGAAAATGGCATGCCCCCCTAATTAAAAATCCAGCTTATAAGGGTATATGGAAGCCTCAGGATATTCCAAACCCTGATTACTTTGAGCTTAAAAAACCCGATTTTGAGCCTATTGCAGCTATTGGTATTGAGATTTGGACAATGCAGGATGGCATAttgtttgacaatattttgATCGCTAAAGATGATAAGATTGCAGCTTCATACCGGGAGACTACATGGAAGCCCAAGTTTACTATTGAGAAAGAGAagcagaaggaagaagaaaaggacaCTGAATCAAGTGGTCTTGCAAGCATACAT AAGAAGGTATTTGACCTGTTATACAAGATTGCAGACATTCCCTTCCTGAGTGCCTACAAGTTTAAAATACat GATCTCATTGAAAAGGGTGAAACGCAGCCGAATCTCACAGTTGGAATTCTTGTAGCCGTTGTGGTTATTGTCTTGACAATTTTCCTTCGTATTGTATTTGGTGGGAAGAAAAAGCCA GCAAGAGTGGAGAAAACAAACACACCTGCCGCAGAAACTTCCACTAACCAAGACAGTGGagagaatgaagaaaacaaagagGAGGAAACATCGAAGGCTCCACGTCGGAGGGTAAAGCGagataattga